The Vibrio sp. SNU_ST1 genome has a segment encoding these proteins:
- the cobB gene encoding Sir2 family NAD+-dependent deacetylase gives MHFPYRNIVILTGAGISAESGIQTFRAQDGLWENHKIEDVATPEGFEKDPDLVQEFYNKRRHGLQSESILPNLAHKALGELEVKLDGKVTIITQNIDNLHERGGSNNIIHMHGELLKARCSESNQVIDHKSDIETGELCHCCQIPAQMRPHIVWFGEMPLRMGDIYSALEEADLFISIGTSGVVYPAAGFVHDAKMHGAHTIEINLEPSAVESEFEEKRYGKASIEVPRLVAELLSSEKGALTA, from the coding sequence ATGCATTTCCCATATCGAAATATCGTAATTCTTACTGGCGCAGGTATCTCAGCGGAGTCGGGGATACAAACATTCCGAGCACAAGACGGATTATGGGAAAACCATAAAATCGAAGATGTCGCGACACCAGAAGGGTTCGAAAAAGACCCTGACTTAGTACAAGAGTTCTACAATAAACGTCGCCATGGTTTGCAAAGTGAAAGTATCCTGCCAAATCTAGCCCATAAGGCCTTAGGTGAGCTTGAAGTTAAACTTGATGGCAAAGTAACAATCATCACTCAGAACATCGACAACCTGCACGAGAGAGGCGGTAGCAACAACATTATCCACATGCACGGTGAGCTTCTTAAGGCACGTTGTAGCGAATCAAATCAAGTTATAGACCATAAAAGTGATATCGAAACAGGCGAGCTTTGCCACTGCTGCCAAATTCCAGCGCAAATGCGTCCTCATATTGTTTGGTTTGGCGAAATGCCGCTAAGAATGGGTGACATCTATTCAGCTTTGGAAGAAGCAGATTTGTTTATTTCAATCGGAACTTCAGGAGTTGTTTATCCTGCTGCAGGTTTTGTGCATGATGCGAAAATGCATGGTGCACATACGATCGAGATAAACCTCGAACCCAGTGCGGTTGAAAGTGAGTTTGAAGAGAAGCGTTACGGCAAGGCGAGTATCGAGGTACCTAGACTAGTCGCTGAGCTATTGAGTTCAGAGAAGGGAGCTCTAACGGCCTAA
- a CDS encoding ammonium transporter encodes MSQTVNQVHSAVQSLTQSSDTLFLLLGAIMVFLMHAGFAFLEVGTVRKKNQVNALVKILSDFGVSAIAYFFIGYWVAYGAHFFADAETLSQGNGYELVKFFFLMTFAAAIPAIVSGGIAERARFYPILIATLFTVGFIYPFFEGIIWNGNFGFQAWLEGQFGYGFHDFAGSVVVHGVGGWIALVAVYFLGMRKGRVRAGKHTNFAPSNIPFLALGSWILCVGWFGFNVMSAQAINGISGLVAMNSLMAMVGGILAALVAGKNDPGFIHNGPLAGLVAICAGSDLMHPLGALVTGGVAGALFVYLFTYMQNKTQIDDVLGVWPLHGVCGAWGGIAAGVFGQQAFWGLGGVSFTAQVIGTLTGITVALIGALIVYGVLSKVTGLRLSEEDEFNGADLSIHKISSINED; translated from the coding sequence ATGAGTCAAACGGTTAACCAAGTTCATAGCGCAGTACAGAGCTTGACGCAGAGTTCGGATACTCTGTTTTTATTATTAGGCGCGATCATGGTCTTCTTAATGCATGCTGGTTTTGCATTTTTGGAAGTCGGTACAGTTAGAAAGAAGAACCAAGTTAACGCGCTGGTTAAGATCCTCTCAGACTTTGGTGTCTCCGCCATTGCTTACTTCTTTATCGGTTACTGGGTCGCTTATGGCGCGCACTTCTTTGCAGATGCAGAAACCTTATCGCAAGGTAATGGATACGAGCTGGTTAAGTTTTTCTTCCTAATGACCTTTGCCGCAGCAATCCCTGCGATTGTTTCTGGTGGTATTGCAGAGCGTGCACGTTTCTATCCAATACTCATCGCGACACTGTTTACCGTTGGTTTCATCTATCCATTTTTTGAAGGCATCATTTGGAATGGTAACTTTGGCTTCCAAGCGTGGCTAGAAGGCCAGTTTGGTTACGGATTCCATGACTTCGCAGGCTCTGTTGTCGTCCACGGCGTTGGCGGTTGGATTGCATTGGTTGCAGTTTACTTCCTAGGCATGCGTAAAGGCCGTGTCCGCGCCGGCAAACACACTAACTTCGCACCATCAAACATCCCATTCTTAGCACTAGGGTCTTGGATCTTATGTGTAGGTTGGTTTGGCTTCAACGTGATGTCAGCTCAAGCTATCAATGGCATCAGCGGCCTAGTAGCCATGAACTCACTGATGGCGATGGTCGGCGGCATTCTAGCGGCTTTAGTCGCAGGTAAAAATGACCCAGGCTTCATCCACAATGGTCCTTTGGCTGGTCTCGTAGCGATTTGTGCAGGTTCAGATTTAATGCACCCATTAGGCGCTTTGGTGACTGGCGGCGTTGCTGGCGCATTGTTCGTTTACTTGTTCACTTACATGCAGAACAAAACACAGATAGATGATGTACTAGGTGTGTGGCCTCTGCACGGTGTATGTGGTGCATGGGGCGGCATTGCTGCAGGTGTCTTCGGCCAACAAGCATTCTGGGGGCTAGGGGGCGTGAGCTTTACCGCTCAGGTGATTGGTACGCTAACGGGCATTACGGTAGCTTTAATCGGTGCATTGATTGTCTACGGTGTGTTGAGCAAAGTAACTGGTCTTCGTTTAAGTGAAGAAGACGAATTTAACGGCGCGGATCTTTCAATCCATAAGATCTCGTCTATCAACGAAGACTAA
- a CDS encoding formate dehydrogenase subunit gamma, protein MLTMFKRLFLVVLPMLAALTMLSPLSHASETNSSQTHSSSAEREITQLAGADFWRQVRNGEEGYTTSQSAEHGVLISTPGQTWYILKEKWMSPAGAVAIFGSIAFVTLMYVVIGPLMLSAPRTGRKIKRWSRLDRALHWSMAFTFLTLAFSGLMLVYGKHFLKPYIPSDLWGFIVLLAKQYHNYIGPIFYVLLMAVLIKWWRKSIFKMVDIQWFIKLGGMVGKHKGSHPSAEFSNAGEKALFWLLIVMGSVAAISGLVLDFPIFGQTRRDMELSNLVHMLAALILICGFVFHIYIGLFGMEGALEGMVTGEVDETWAKEHHDLWYKEVMEQEKNGVDQSANAATEKAEGVNKNEQTS, encoded by the coding sequence ATGCTTACAATGTTTAAGCGTCTCTTCCTTGTTGTGCTGCCGATGTTGGCAGCACTAACAATGCTGTCTCCTTTGAGTCATGCATCTGAGACGAACTCATCACAAACTCACTCAAGCTCTGCTGAACGAGAAATCACACAACTTGCTGGCGCTGATTTTTGGCGACAAGTGAGAAACGGTGAGGAAGGTTATACCACTTCTCAATCTGCTGAGCACGGTGTGTTGATCAGTACGCCTGGGCAAACGTGGTACATATTGAAAGAGAAGTGGATGTCGCCAGCCGGCGCAGTTGCTATCTTTGGCAGTATTGCTTTCGTTACTCTAATGTACGTTGTGATTGGCCCGTTAATGCTGAGTGCACCGAGAACTGGCCGTAAGATCAAACGTTGGTCCCGACTGGATCGTGCGCTGCACTGGAGCATGGCGTTTACTTTTTTAACGCTCGCGTTCAGTGGTTTGATGTTGGTTTACGGCAAGCACTTTTTGAAACCGTACATTCCAAGTGACCTTTGGGGCTTTATCGTTCTATTGGCGAAGCAATACCACAACTACATCGGCCCGATTTTCTATGTGCTGTTGATGGCTGTTCTTATCAAGTGGTGGCGCAAGTCGATCTTTAAAATGGTCGATATCCAGTGGTTCATCAAACTGGGCGGCATGGTAGGGAAGCACAAAGGTTCTCATCCATCTGCAGAGTTTTCGAACGCAGGTGAAAAAGCGCTATTTTGGCTGCTTATCGTTATGGGCAGTGTCGCTGCGATCAGCGGCTTGGTGTTAGATTTCCCAATCTTTGGCCAAACACGACGTGATATGGAGCTTTCGAATTTAGTTCACATGCTTGCTGCTCTGATCCTTATCTGTGGTTTTGTGTTCCACATCTATATTGGCTTGTTCGGTATGGAAGGCGCACTAGAAGGTATGGTAACAGGCGAAGTTGATGAAACCTGGGCTAAAGAGCACCATGACCTTTGGTACAAAGAAGTGATGGAACAAGAGAAAAACGGCGTTGACCAAAGCGCTAACGCAGCAACAGAGAAAGCGGAAGGGGTGAATAAGAATGAACAAACCTCATAA
- the fdh3B gene encoding formate dehydrogenase FDH3 subunit beta, which yields MARMKFLCDTKRCIECNGCVTACKNENDDALEWGIQRRRVVTLNDGEPGENSISVACMHCTDAPCMAVCPADCFEHTEDGIVLHNKDLCIGCGYCLFACPFGAPQFPKQEAFGERGKMDKCTFCAGGPETEPGSVEERQKYGANRIAEGKLPMCASLCSTKALLAGDAEQVSDIFRQRVVERGAKGAGWTDGNDLSYDAMKS from the coding sequence ATGGCTAGAATGAAATTTCTTTGTGACACCAAGCGTTGTATCGAATGTAACGGTTGTGTCACTGCATGTAAGAACGAAAATGATGATGCTCTGGAATGGGGTATTCAACGTCGCCGCGTTGTGACACTGAACGACGGTGAGCCGGGTGAAAACTCTATCTCAGTCGCATGTATGCACTGTACTGATGCCCCTTGTATGGCAGTTTGCCCAGCAGACTGTTTTGAACATACAGAAGACGGCATCGTACTTCACAATAAAGATCTATGTATCGGTTGTGGTTACTGCTTGTTTGCTTGTCCGTTTGGCGCACCTCAATTCCCTAAACAGGAAGCCTTTGGTGAGCGTGGTAAAATGGACAAATGTACCTTCTGTGCTGGCGGCCCTGAAACAGAGCCTGGTTCTGTGGAAGAGCGTCAAAAGTACGGTGCGAACCGTATTGCTGAAGGCAAGCTACCAATGTGTGCTTCGCTTTGTTCAACAAAAGCGCTGCTTGCAGGTGATGCTGAACAAGTCTCTGACATCTTCCGTCAGCGTGTTGTAGAACGCGGTGCGAAAGGGGCTGGTTGGACAGACGGCAACGACCTTTCTTACGATGCGATGAAGAGCTAG
- a CDS encoding formate dehydrogenase subunit alpha, with protein sequence MKLVKRSDSVSKETNQLGVSRRAFMKNTSLAAGGAVVGASLFAPGMMKKAQAKSVDPEAKTEVKRTICSHCSVGCGIYAEVQNGVWTGQEPAFDHPFNAGGHCAKGAALREHGHGERRLKYPMKLEGGKWKKLSWEQAIEEIGNKALELRKESGPDSVYFLGSAKHSNEQAYAFRKMASLWGTNNVDHQARICHSTTVAGVANTWGYGAMTNSFNDMHNCKSMLFIGSNPAEAHPVAMQHILIAKEKNNCKIVVADPRRTRTAAKSDHYVSLRPGSDVAFIWGVLWHVFANKWEDKEFIRQRVFGMDEIREEVAKWSPAEVERVTGVSEEDVYHTAKLLSENRPGCIVWCMGGTQHTTGNNNTRAYCVLELALGNIGKSGGGANIFRGHDNVQGATDLGVLSDTLPGYYGLSEGSWRHWSKVWDIDFDWVKGRFDDNAYGGQKPMNSAGIPVSRWVDGVLEDKDKIRQRENIRAMFYWGHAVNSQTRGPEMKKAMQKLDMMVIVDPYPTVAAVMNDRTDGVYLLPATTQFETYGSVTASNRSLQWRDKVVEPLFESKPDHEIMYLLTKKLGFSDQLFKNIRVENNQPLIEDITREFNKGMWTIGYTGQSPERLKEHQQNWHTFHKTSLEAEGGPAHGETYGLPWPCWGTPEMKHPGTHILYDTSKPVAEGGGNFRTRFGVEFEGQSLLAEDSYSKGSEIKDGYPEFSDKLLKQLGWWDDLTAEEKASAEGKNWKTDVSGGIQRVAIKHGCIPFGNAKARAIVWTFPDRVPLHREPLYTPRRDLVADYPTWDDKEAIFRVPTLYKSIQEQDKSSEYPIVLTSGRLVEYEGGGEETRSNPWLAELQQEMFVEVNPKDANDIGFKDGDDVWVEGAEKGRIKVKAMVTRRVKPGLAFLPFHFGGKFEGKDLRSKYPEGSDPYVIGEAANTATTYGYDPVTLMQETKVTLCNIRKA encoded by the coding sequence ATGAAACTTGTCAAACGCTCCGATAGTGTGAGCAAAGAAACCAATCAACTAGGTGTGTCTCGTCGCGCCTTCATGAAAAACACTTCACTTGCTGCTGGTGGCGCGGTTGTAGGCGCAAGTCTATTCGCTCCGGGCATGATGAAGAAAGCACAAGCTAAATCAGTCGATCCAGAAGCGAAAACAGAAGTGAAACGCACTATCTGTTCTCACTGTTCTGTGGGTTGTGGTATTTACGCTGAAGTTCAAAACGGTGTTTGGACGGGTCAAGAGCCTGCATTCGATCACCCATTCAACGCTGGTGGACACTGTGCGAAAGGCGCAGCTCTGCGTGAGCACGGCCACGGTGAACGTCGCCTTAAGTACCCAATGAAATTGGAAGGCGGTAAGTGGAAGAAGCTTTCTTGGGAACAAGCGATTGAAGAGATCGGTAATAAAGCGCTAGAACTTCGTAAAGAGTCTGGCCCTGATTCGGTTTACTTCTTAGGTAGTGCAAAACACAGTAACGAGCAAGCTTACGCATTCCGTAAGATGGCGTCGCTTTGGGGCACCAATAACGTTGACCACCAAGCGCGTATTTGTCACTCAACCACAGTAGCCGGTGTTGCAAACACTTGGGGTTACGGTGCAATGACAAACTCGTTTAATGACATGCACAACTGTAAGTCGATGCTGTTCATTGGTTCAAACCCTGCAGAAGCTCACCCGGTAGCGATGCAGCACATTTTGATCGCGAAAGAGAAGAACAACTGTAAGATCGTTGTTGCTGATCCTCGTCGTACGCGTACTGCTGCGAAATCTGATCACTATGTTTCTCTTCGCCCGGGTTCAGACGTTGCGTTTATCTGGGGTGTGTTATGGCATGTCTTCGCTAACAAATGGGAAGACAAAGAATTTATCCGTCAACGTGTATTCGGCATGGACGAGATCCGTGAAGAAGTCGCGAAGTGGAGCCCTGCAGAAGTTGAGCGTGTAACTGGCGTTAGCGAAGAAGACGTTTACCACACAGCAAAACTGCTTTCTGAAAACCGTCCGGGTTGTATTGTTTGGTGTATGGGTGGTACTCAACATACTACCGGTAACAACAACACTCGTGCTTACTGTGTACTTGAACTTGCGCTCGGTAACATCGGTAAATCAGGTGGCGGTGCAAACATTTTCCGTGGTCACGATAACGTACAAGGTGCCACTGACCTTGGCGTATTGTCAGATACATTACCGGGTTACTACGGCCTGTCTGAAGGTTCTTGGCGCCATTGGTCTAAAGTTTGGGACATCGACTTTGACTGGGTGAAAGGACGCTTCGACGACAACGCATACGGCGGTCAAAAACCAATGAACAGTGCAGGTATTCCTGTCTCTCGTTGGGTTGATGGCGTGCTTGAAGACAAAGACAAGATCCGTCAACGCGAAAACATCCGTGCCATGTTCTACTGGGGTCACGCAGTGAACTCTCAGACTCGTGGTCCAGAGATGAAGAAAGCGATGCAGAAGCTGGATATGATGGTTATCGTTGACCCATACCCAACAGTTGCCGCGGTAATGAACGATCGTACCGACGGCGTTTACTTGCTTCCAGCAACCACTCAATTTGAAACCTACGGCAGTGTAACGGCGTCAAACCGTTCTCTACAGTGGCGTGACAAAGTAGTTGAGCCTCTGTTCGAGTCTAAGCCTGACCACGAAATCATGTACCTTCTTACTAAGAAACTTGGTTTCTCTGATCAGCTATTCAAAAACATCCGTGTTGAGAATAACCAGCCGCTTATTGAAGACATCACACGTGAATTCAACAAAGGTATGTGGACGATCGGTTACACTGGCCAAAGCCCTGAGCGCTTGAAAGAGCACCAACAAAACTGGCACACGTTCCACAAAACGTCTCTAGAAGCCGAAGGCGGTCCAGCACATGGCGAGACTTACGGTCTACCATGGCCATGTTGGGGTACTCCAGAGATGAAACACCCAGGTACGCATATCCTTTACGATACGTCTAAACCTGTTGCTGAGGGTGGCGGTAACTTCCGTACTCGTTTCGGTGTTGAGTTTGAAGGTCAAAGCCTACTGGCTGAAGACAGCTACTCGAAAGGCAGCGAAATCAAAGACGGTTACCCAGAATTCAGTGACAAATTGCTGAAACAACTTGGTTGGTGGGACGATCTAACAGCTGAAGAGAAAGCCTCTGCTGAAGGTAAAAACTGGAAGACCGACGTTTCTGGCGGTATTCAACGCGTGGCTATCAAGCATGGTTGTATTCCTTTTGGTAACGCGAAAGCGCGTGCAATTGTTTGGACATTCCCAGACCGCGTACCACTGCACCGTGAACCACTTTACACGCCACGTCGTGATCTTGTCGCGGACTACCCAACATGGGATGACAAGGAAGCGATCTTCCGTGTTCCTACGTTGTACAAGTCGATTCAAGAGCAAGACAAGTCTAGTGAATATCCGATCGTTCTTACTTCAGGCCGCTTAGTTGAGTACGAAGGTGGTGGTGAAGAAACCCGTTCTAACCCTTGGCTAGCGGAACTACAACAAGAGATGTTTGTTGAAGTGAACCCGAAAGACGCAAACGACATTGGCTTTAAAGATGGTGATGATGTTTGGGTTGAAGGTGCTGAGAAAGGCCGCATCAAGGTGAAAGCGATGGTTACTCGTCGTGTTAAACCGGGTTTAGCGTTCTTGCCGTTCCACTTCGGTGGTAAGTTTGAAGGTAAAGACTTACGTTCTAAATACCCAGAAGGTTCTGACCCTTACGTTATTGGCGAAGCTGCCAATACAGCAACCACATACGGTTACGACCCTGTCACGTTGATGCAGGAAACGAAAGTAACCCTTTGTAATATTCGTAAAGCGTAA